Within Deltaproteobacteria bacterium, the genomic segment TCGGGAATGAGCACGATCGCCGCAAACGGCCCGCGTCCATCTGGCCACGCCGCGTAACCAAGCAGCGTCTCGCCGTCGCGTTGAAAGGTCAGTTCCGCCGTCTGCGGCATGCTCTCCTCCTCAGGGACTGGCTGGCAAGCGTGGCGCTGGCGCTGCCGCGGTTGCGGTAGCCCTCCCGAGTCGCGCGGCCACCACCGTCGCGGCCACCATCAACAGTCCGGTACTCACAAACGGGCCCGCCGGGCCCCAATCGAACAGGAGCCCGCCCCAGAGCGGACCGAGAATGCGTGCCAGACTGCCCATCGACTGCGACAAGCCGAGTACGCCACCCTGTTCCGCGGCGCTGCTCACCTTCGAAATTAGACTCGACAGCGTCGGAGATGCGATCCCTTGGCCACACGCGACCAAAGCCAACGCAACCAACAGCGGCGCAAACGGATAGGCGAACGGTGTCGCCAACAACCCGATTGCGAGCAGCGCACAACCGCCCGTCACCATCCGGCGCTCATCGGTGTAGCTCGCCAGGCGTCCGATCAGCCCGCCCTGCACCACACTCATCGTCAGTCCCATGAATCCGAACAGCCAATAGATCTGCGCGGCGGGCAATTGAAAGTACGTCGCGCACAATAGCGACAAGGTCGTTTCCATGGTGGCGAAGGCGAACACGACGACGAAGAACAGCACCAACAACGGCGTCAGTTGCGCGTGCTGCAGCGCGCGGCCAACGTGCCGCAACGGATGCTCCCGCGGCGCATCCGACATCGACCGCCTGGCGCTCGGCAGCGACTCGGGTAGCCGAACGATCGCGATAACCAGATTCGCGCCGCAGATGAGCGCCGCCGCCGCGCCCGGCGCCCAATGCCCGTACGCCGCGAGTAGTCCACCGATGGCGGGTCCGAACACGAAACCGAGTCCAAAGGCCGCGCCGATCACGCCCATGCCTTTGGCGCGTTCTTCGTCGCTGGTCACGTCGGCGATGAAGGCCTGCGCCACGGCGATGTTCGCGCCGCCGGCGCCGGCCAGCAGACGCGACAGGAACAACATCCCAAGACCGGTCGCACTCGCAAACAATGCGTAGGACAGCGTCGAAGCCGCCAGGCTGACTAGCATCACCGGTCGCCGTCCGACTCGGTCGGACAGCCGCCCCCACAGCGGCGCGAACACGAGCTGCATCGCCGAGTAGCAAGCGACTAGGGCCCCCGCTGTCACGCCCGACGCCGCAAAGCGGTGGGCGTAGTACGGCAAGAGCGGAATCACGATGCCGAAGCCGAGCAAGTCGACGAAGACCGTGAGAAACAGAATGCCCAACGTCGACCGCGGTGCCGGTGTGCGAAGCGCATTCGTAGGCTCAGTCATATGAAGCCCGCGCCGCTTACCACGACGGCGAGCGCCGCCACAAGACGCCCGTCAGCCTCGGACGTACGCGATTCTGCGCGTGACAGCGTGGCCTGACCGCGGTATCTTTCGCCGCGAGGAGGACTGACTGATGCGCATGCGAACCGTAGCAGCCGTATTCTTCGTGGCAGTGTCGCTCGGTGTAGCGGCTAGTGCTCACGCGGATCACTATTACATGGAGGGTGGCGACCCGGTCCGAGTGGAGAAGGACCAACCATGGGCTCCGGGCCCGGCCATCGGCGCCGCGGTGATCAACGTCGTCTACGTGCCCATCCGCTTTAGCTGGAGCGTTGTTGGCGTGGTTAGCAGTGGGCTCACAGGTCTGCTCACCGGCGGGAACCAGACCGCCGCTGAAGATGTCTGGGGGTTGTTTCGCGGCTCGGCACAGGTGACGCCCGGCATGCTGCGTGGACGCGAACCGTTTCGCTACGGCCCGTGGGAGACCGGCCGCTGATCTCCAACAGTGCCGCAGACAGCGACCGCACCTTCGGCCGCGTCACCGT encodes:
- a CDS encoding MFS transporter, with the protein product MTEPTNALRTPAPRSTLGILFLTVFVDLLGFGIVIPLLPYYAHRFAASGVTAGALVACYSAMQLVFAPLWGRLSDRVGRRPVMLVSLAASTLSYALFASATGLGMLFLSRLLAGAGGANIAVAQAFIADVTSDEERAKGMGVIGAAFGLGFVFGPAIGGLLAAYGHWAPGAAAALICGANLVIAIVRLPESLPSARRSMSDAPREHPLRHVGRALQHAQLTPLLVLFFVVVFAFATMETTLSLLCATYFQLPAAQIYWLFGFMGLTMSVVQGGLIGRLASYTDERRMVTGGCALLAIGLLATPFAYPFAPLLVALALVACGQGIASPTLSSLISKVSSAAEQGGVLGLSQSMGSLARILGPLWGGLLFDWGPAGPFVSTGLLMVAATVVAARLGRATATAAAPAPRLPASP